Proteins found in one Chaetodon auriga isolate fChaAug3 chromosome 12, fChaAug3.hap1, whole genome shotgun sequence genomic segment:
- the puf60a gene encoding poly(U)-binding-splicing factor PUF60a isoform X1: MAVTVSAGGPALIMENGQSTTTKLGLPPLTPNQQEALQKAKKYAMEQSIKSVLVKQTLAQQQQLTSLQMASLSMGLGDALSPLQSVAAQRQRALAIMCRVYVGSIYYELGEDTIRQAFAPFGPIKSIDMSWDSVTMKHKGFAFVEYEMPEAAQLALEQMNSVVLGGRNIKVGRPSNIGQAQPIIDQLAEEARAFNRIYVASVHPDLSDDDIKSVFEAFGKIKSCMLAREPTTGRHKGYGFIEYEKAQSSQDAVASMNLFDLGGQYLRVGKAVTPPVPLLTPTAPGGLPAAAAVAAAAATAKISAQEAVGTSVLGALAGPALLSQQLGGLPQAVMAAQAPGVITGVTPARPGLPQVGLVNPVLATPPAAAASFGSEVKRREEEEGHPQEVQQDGAMEPLSEQEYMSISGSSARHMVMRKLLRKQESTVMVLRNMVGPDDIDDDLEGEVTEECGKFGRVKRVIIYQERQGEEDDADVIVKIFVEFSEVAEMNRAIQALNHRWFGGRKVVAEVYDQERFESSDLSA; encoded by the exons ATGGCGGTGACGGTTTCCGCG GGAGGGCCGGCTCTCATCATGGAGAACGGACAGAGCACCACCACCAAGCTGGGCCTGCCACCGCTCACACCCAACCAGCAGGAGGCGCTGCAGAAG gcgaAGAAGTACGCCATGGAGCAGAGCATCAAGAGCGTCCTGGTCAAACAGACTctggctcagcagcagcagctcaccagcctccag atGGCGTCTCTGTCGATGGGGCTGGGCGatgctctgtctcctctccagtCA GTAGCAGCTCAGCGCCAGAGAGCTCTGGCCATCATGTGTCGAGTTTACGTTGGCTCCATCTACTACGAGCTAGGAGAGGACACCATCAGACAGGCCTTTGCTCCATTTGGACCAATCAAAAGCATAGACATGTCCTGGGACTCAGTCACCATGAAACACAAG ggttTCGCCTTCGTAGAGTACGAGATGCCAGAAGCGGCTCAGCTGGCCCTGGAACAGATGAACTCCGTCGTTCTCGGAGGCAGAAACATCAAG GTTGGGAGGCCCAGTAACATCGGCCAAGCTCAGCCAATCATCGACCAGCTGGCGGAGGAAGCACGTGCCTTTAACAGGATCTACGTGGCGTCCGTCCACCCCGACCTGTCTGATGACGACATCAAGAGCGTCTTTGAGGCTTTCGGAAAGATCAAGTCGTGCATGTTGGCCCGCGAGCCGACGACCGGACGCCACAAAGGATACGGCTTCATTG AGTACGAGAAGGCTCAGTCTTCTCAGGACGCCGTCGCCTCCATGAACCTGTTTGACCTGGGAGGTCAGTACCTGCGGGTGGGGAAGGCCGTGACTCCGCCTGTACCCCTCCTCACACCAACGGCTCCGGGAGGCCTACCTGCCGCCGCCGCAGTGGCTGCCGCCGCTGCCACCGCCAAGATCAGCGCTCAG GAGGCAGTTGGAACGTCGGTGCTTGGAGCTCTGGCTGGACCGGCGCTCCTCTCTCAGCAGCTGGGAGGACTTCCTCAGGCTGTCATGGCTGCTCAGGCTCCAGGTGTCATCACAG GTGTTACCCCAGCTCGACCTGGCCTGCCTCAGGTGGGTTTGGTGAACCCGGTGCTTGCAACGCCCCCGGCAGCGGCAGCCTCTTTTGGCTctgaggtgaagaggagggaggaggaggaggggcatCCGCAGGAGGTGCAGCAGGATGGAGCGATGGAGCCACTCAGTGAGCAGGAGTACATGAGCATCAGCGGCAGCAGTGCCAGGCACATGGTGATGAGGAAACTGCTCCGTAAGCAGGAG TCCACCGTCATGGTCCTGAGGAACATGGTCGGCCCCGACGACATCGACGACGACTTGGAGGGCGAGGTCACCGAGGAGTGCGGGAAGTTCGGCCGGGTGAAGCGCGTCATCATCTACCAGGAGCGTCAGGGCGAGGAGGACGACGCCGACGTCATCGTGAAGATCTTCGTGGAGTTTTCAGAGGTGGCTGAGATGAACCGAGCAATCCAGGCGCTCAACCACCGCTGGTTCGGAGGACGCAAGGTGGTGGCAGAGGTTTACGACCAGGAACGCTTCGAAAGCAGTGACCTGTCGGCAtag
- the puf60a gene encoding poly(U)-binding-splicing factor PUF60a isoform X2, with protein MENGQSTTTKLGLPPLTPNQQEALQKAKKYAMEQSIKSVLVKQTLAQQQQLTSLQMASLSMGLGDALSPLQSVAAQRQRALAIMCRVYVGSIYYELGEDTIRQAFAPFGPIKSIDMSWDSVTMKHKGFAFVEYEMPEAAQLALEQMNSVVLGGRNIKVGRPSNIGQAQPIIDQLAEEARAFNRIYVASVHPDLSDDDIKSVFEAFGKIKSCMLAREPTTGRHKGYGFIEYEKAQSSQDAVASMNLFDLGGQYLRVGKAVTPPVPLLTPTAPGGLPAAAAVAAAAATAKISAQEAVGTSVLGALAGPALLSQQLGGLPQAVMAAQAPGVITGVTPARPGLPQVGLVNPVLATPPAAAASFGSEVKRREEEEGHPQEVQQDGAMEPLSEQEYMSISGSSARHMVMRKLLRKQESTVMVLRNMVGPDDIDDDLEGEVTEECGKFGRVKRVIIYQERQGEEDDADVIVKIFVEFSEVAEMNRAIQALNHRWFGGRKVVAEVYDQERFESSDLSA; from the exons ATGGAGAACGGACAGAGCACCACCACCAAGCTGGGCCTGCCACCGCTCACACCCAACCAGCAGGAGGCGCTGCAGAAG gcgaAGAAGTACGCCATGGAGCAGAGCATCAAGAGCGTCCTGGTCAAACAGACTctggctcagcagcagcagctcaccagcctccag atGGCGTCTCTGTCGATGGGGCTGGGCGatgctctgtctcctctccagtCA GTAGCAGCTCAGCGCCAGAGAGCTCTGGCCATCATGTGTCGAGTTTACGTTGGCTCCATCTACTACGAGCTAGGAGAGGACACCATCAGACAGGCCTTTGCTCCATTTGGACCAATCAAAAGCATAGACATGTCCTGGGACTCAGTCACCATGAAACACAAG ggttTCGCCTTCGTAGAGTACGAGATGCCAGAAGCGGCTCAGCTGGCCCTGGAACAGATGAACTCCGTCGTTCTCGGAGGCAGAAACATCAAG GTTGGGAGGCCCAGTAACATCGGCCAAGCTCAGCCAATCATCGACCAGCTGGCGGAGGAAGCACGTGCCTTTAACAGGATCTACGTGGCGTCCGTCCACCCCGACCTGTCTGATGACGACATCAAGAGCGTCTTTGAGGCTTTCGGAAAGATCAAGTCGTGCATGTTGGCCCGCGAGCCGACGACCGGACGCCACAAAGGATACGGCTTCATTG AGTACGAGAAGGCTCAGTCTTCTCAGGACGCCGTCGCCTCCATGAACCTGTTTGACCTGGGAGGTCAGTACCTGCGGGTGGGGAAGGCCGTGACTCCGCCTGTACCCCTCCTCACACCAACGGCTCCGGGAGGCCTACCTGCCGCCGCCGCAGTGGCTGCCGCCGCTGCCACCGCCAAGATCAGCGCTCAG GAGGCAGTTGGAACGTCGGTGCTTGGAGCTCTGGCTGGACCGGCGCTCCTCTCTCAGCAGCTGGGAGGACTTCCTCAGGCTGTCATGGCTGCTCAGGCTCCAGGTGTCATCACAG GTGTTACCCCAGCTCGACCTGGCCTGCCTCAGGTGGGTTTGGTGAACCCGGTGCTTGCAACGCCCCCGGCAGCGGCAGCCTCTTTTGGCTctgaggtgaagaggagggaggaggaggaggggcatCCGCAGGAGGTGCAGCAGGATGGAGCGATGGAGCCACTCAGTGAGCAGGAGTACATGAGCATCAGCGGCAGCAGTGCCAGGCACATGGTGATGAGGAAACTGCTCCGTAAGCAGGAG TCCACCGTCATGGTCCTGAGGAACATGGTCGGCCCCGACGACATCGACGACGACTTGGAGGGCGAGGTCACCGAGGAGTGCGGGAAGTTCGGCCGGGTGAAGCGCGTCATCATCTACCAGGAGCGTCAGGGCGAGGAGGACGACGCCGACGTCATCGTGAAGATCTTCGTGGAGTTTTCAGAGGTGGCTGAGATGAACCGAGCAATCCAGGCGCTCAACCACCGCTGGTTCGGAGGACGCAAGGTGGTGGCAGAGGTTTACGACCAGGAACGCTTCGAAAGCAGTGACCTGTCGGCAtag